A window of Sulfobacillus thermosulfidooxidans contains these coding sequences:
- the fusA gene encoding elongation factor G: protein MARAFPLERTRNIGIMAHIDAGKTTTTERILFYTHRTHKIGEVHEGTATMDWMVQEQERGITITSAATTTTWRDHRINIIDTPGHVDFTVEVERSLRVLDGAIAVFDAKGGVEPQSETVWRQADKYHVPRIAYVNKMDIIGADFANTVSQIRTRLGANPVAIQWPWGAEDQFVGIVDLIKMQAYLYEDDLGTRGEYVDIPEDLQDVCNERRQMLLEAVADVDDALMEKYLEGEELTEEEIRAALRKGTLSSQLVPVLCGSSYRNKGVQPLLDAVVDYLPSPLDIGAVRGHDPATGEEIYREVSDDAPFSGLAFKIMSDPFVGKLAFFRVYSGTLTSGSYVYNVTKGRRERIGRILQMHANHREEIDTVYAGDIAAAVGLKDTTTGDTLSDEQKPILLESMVFPEPVISVAIEPKTKADQDKMGTALSKLAEEDPTFRMYTDQETGQTIIAGMGELHLEIIVDRLLREFKVQANVGKPQVAYKETLRKSVEAEGKFIRQSGGRGQYGHVWLKVEPLEPGQGFEFVNKIVGGVVPKEYIPAVEAGVKEAMESGVLAGYPVLDVRVTLFDGSYHEVDSSEMAFKIAGSMGFKAAAQKANPVLLEPIMAVEVVVPDEYMGDVIGDLNSRRGRIEGMEPRPGGVQAIRGYVPLAEMFGYATDLRSRSQGRGTYTMQFSHYEEAPKHVTEQVIKSRH, encoded by the coding sequence ATGGCTCGAGCGTTTCCTTTGGAACGAACCCGAAATATCGGGATTATGGCCCACATTGATGCGGGGAAGACAACGACAACTGAGCGTATTTTGTTTTATACGCACCGCACCCACAAAATCGGTGAGGTTCACGAGGGAACGGCCACGATGGACTGGATGGTCCAAGAGCAGGAGCGTGGAATTACCATCACCTCCGCTGCGACCACAACGACGTGGCGGGACCACCGGATCAACATTATTGACACGCCCGGCCACGTGGACTTTACGGTAGAAGTGGAACGATCCCTGCGTGTCTTAGACGGCGCAATTGCTGTCTTCGATGCCAAGGGTGGTGTTGAACCGCAATCAGAAACGGTGTGGCGACAGGCAGACAAGTACCATGTACCTCGCATAGCTTATGTGAACAAAATGGATATCATTGGAGCGGACTTCGCCAACACTGTCAGCCAAATCCGTACGCGTCTTGGGGCTAACCCGGTGGCCATCCAGTGGCCATGGGGAGCAGAAGATCAGTTCGTAGGCATTGTTGACCTGATTAAGATGCAAGCCTATTTGTATGAAGATGACTTGGGAACGCGTGGGGAATATGTCGATATTCCTGAGGATTTACAAGATGTTTGCAATGAACGTCGGCAAATGCTATTAGAAGCCGTGGCTGATGTTGACGACGCTCTAATGGAAAAGTATCTAGAGGGCGAAGAGCTTACGGAAGAAGAAATCCGTGCAGCGCTTCGAAAAGGAACTCTGTCCAGCCAGTTGGTTCCCGTATTATGTGGTTCGTCTTACCGGAACAAAGGCGTCCAACCGCTGTTGGACGCGGTCGTAGATTATCTTCCGTCTCCTTTAGACATTGGTGCCGTTCGGGGTCATGATCCGGCTACCGGAGAAGAGATTTATCGCGAAGTTTCAGACGATGCTCCATTCTCGGGTCTCGCTTTCAAAATCATGTCCGACCCCTTTGTTGGTAAGCTGGCATTCTTCCGGGTCTATTCCGGAACCCTGACCTCTGGATCTTACGTCTACAATGTTACTAAAGGACGTCGGGAACGAATTGGTCGTATCTTGCAAATGCACGCGAATCACCGTGAAGAAATCGATACCGTCTACGCAGGGGATATTGCCGCAGCTGTGGGATTGAAAGACACAACGACTGGAGACACCCTGTCCGACGAGCAAAAGCCGATTCTGTTAGAATCGATGGTTTTCCCTGAGCCGGTTATTTCGGTGGCAATCGAACCGAAAACCAAAGCCGACCAAGACAAAATGGGAACGGCCTTATCCAAGCTGGCTGAAGAAGACCCGACGTTTCGCATGTACACAGACCAAGAAACGGGCCAAACCATTATCGCCGGAATGGGCGAACTGCATCTTGAAATTATTGTGGACCGTCTGCTCCGCGAATTTAAAGTGCAGGCCAATGTGGGTAAGCCGCAAGTGGCGTACAAAGAAACCTTGCGAAAGAGCGTCGAAGCCGAAGGAAAATTCATTCGGCAAAGCGGCGGTCGCGGACAATATGGTCATGTTTGGTTAAAGGTCGAACCCTTAGAACCCGGCCAAGGATTCGAGTTTGTCAATAAGATTGTTGGTGGTGTCGTACCGAAGGAATATATTCCCGCGGTTGAAGCTGGTGTCAAGGAAGCAATGGAGTCCGGTGTATTGGCCGGATACCCTGTCTTGGATGTTCGTGTTACACTATTTGACGGCTCCTACCACGAAGTCGACTCCAGCGAAATGGCATTCAAGATTGCTGGATCTATGGGATTTAAAGCGGCTGCTCAAAAAGCCAATCCTGTGCTTTTAGAGCCAATCATGGCAGTCGAAGTTGTAGTGCCGGACGAGTACATGGGTGATGTGATTGGAGATCTCAACTCGCGGCGGGGGCGCATTGAAGGTATGGAGCCTAGACCCGGCGGCGTGCAAGCCATCCGTGGCTATGTTCCCTTAGCCGAAATGTTTGGCTACGCGACGGATCTCCGTTCGCGATCTCAAGGACGCGGTACCTACACGATGCAATTTTCTCATTACGAAGAAGCTCCGAAGCATGTGACCGAACAGGTCATTAAGTCGAGGCACTAA
- the rpsG gene encoding 30S ribosomal protein S7 produces the protein MPRRGAAGVREIAPDAVYNSPQVAALINKVMMSGKKSLAEHIVYRAFDIIAEKSQKDVMEVFEGAIKNVTPLLEVRPRRVGGATYQVPIEVRPQRRMSLAIRWLVQYARARHERTMEERLANEILDAYQNSGGAVKKRDETHRMAEANKAFAHYRW, from the coding sequence ATGCCCAGACGTGGAGCGGCTGGTGTCCGCGAAATTGCGCCGGACGCTGTCTATAACAGTCCGCAAGTTGCAGCACTTATTAACAAAGTGATGATGAGTGGCAAGAAAAGTTTAGCCGAACACATTGTGTATCGCGCATTCGATATCATTGCCGAAAAAAGCCAAAAAGATGTGATGGAAGTTTTTGAAGGAGCCATTAAAAACGTCACGCCTCTTCTCGAGGTAAGACCACGTCGTGTTGGTGGAGCCACCTACCAGGTGCCTATTGAGGTTCGCCCACAGCGACGAATGTCATTGGCTATTCGCTGGTTAGTCCAATATGCGCGTGCGCGTCATGAACGCACCATGGAAGAACGTTTAGCCAACGAAATTTTGGACGCATACCAAAATAGTGGCGGCGCCGTCAAGAAACGTGACGAAACCCACCGTATGGCAGAGGCAAACAAAGCTTTTGCGCATTATCGCTGGTAA
- the tuf gene encoding elongation factor Tu: protein MAKKKYERTKPHINVGTIGHVDHGKTTLTAAITRVLSTQGQAEFTAYDQIDKAPEERERGITIATAHVEYETDKRHYAHVDCPGHADYVKNMITGAAQMDGAILVVSAADGPMPQTREHILLARQVGVPNIVVFLNKADMVDDPELMELVEIEVRELLSSYEFPGDDIPVVAGSALKALECGCGKRDCEWCGKIWDLMDAVDDYIPTPERDTNKPFLMPVEDTMSITGRGTVVTGRVERGTIKVGEEVEIVGLTDTAKKTVVTGVEMFRKTLDQAVAGDNIGCLLRGVDKDEVERGQVLAKPGSIHPHTKYKAEVYVLTKEEGGRHTPFFNGYRPQFYFRTTDVTGVVKLPEGVEMVMPGDNIQMEVELIAPIAMEEGLRFAIREGGRTVGAGVVTQILA, encoded by the coding sequence ATGGCGAAGAAGAAGTACGAACGCACAAAGCCCCACATTAACGTGGGAACGATTGGTCACGTTGACCACGGTAAGACCACTTTGACGGCGGCTATTACCCGCGTCCTATCCACCCAGGGGCAGGCAGAATTTACGGCCTATGACCAAATTGACAAGGCTCCTGAAGAGCGCGAACGTGGAATTACGATTGCGACCGCACACGTAGAATATGAAACCGACAAGCGGCACTATGCACACGTGGACTGCCCAGGACACGCCGACTACGTGAAAAACATGATTACCGGAGCTGCCCAGATGGACGGTGCCATTTTGGTGGTGTCAGCTGCTGATGGTCCTATGCCCCAGACCCGTGAGCACATTCTTTTAGCCCGTCAGGTCGGTGTGCCCAACATTGTCGTGTTCTTAAACAAGGCCGACATGGTTGATGACCCCGAGTTAATGGAATTGGTCGAGATTGAGGTCCGCGAACTCTTGAGCAGTTATGAATTCCCGGGTGACGACATTCCTGTCGTGGCGGGATCCGCATTAAAAGCTCTAGAATGCGGATGTGGAAAACGCGACTGTGAATGGTGTGGCAAGATTTGGGACTTAATGGATGCTGTTGATGACTACATTCCCACTCCCGAACGCGACACCAACAAACCCTTCTTAATGCCCGTGGAGGACACCATGTCCATCACCGGACGTGGAACGGTTGTCACAGGGCGTGTTGAGCGTGGAACCATTAAGGTCGGAGAAGAAGTGGAAATCGTCGGTTTGACTGACACCGCAAAGAAGACGGTTGTAACCGGTGTGGAAATGTTCCGAAAGACCTTGGATCAAGCCGTAGCCGGAGACAACATTGGTTGTTTGCTCCGTGGTGTGGATAAAGACGAAGTGGAGCGGGGCCAAGTGTTGGCCAAGCCCGGAAGCATTCACCCCCACACAAAATACAAGGCTGAGGTTTACGTGTTGACCAAGGAAGAAGGAGGGCGTCACACCCCGTTTTTTAACGGATATCGGCCGCAGTTCTACTTCCGGACCACGGACGTGACCGGTGTTGTCAAACTTCCCGAAGGCGTTGAAATGGTGATGCCCGGCGATAACATCCAGATGGAAGTCGAGTTAATTGCGCCAATCGCTATGGAAGAAGGTCTGCGTTTCGCTATTCGTGAAGGCGGACGCACTGTGGGCGCTGGTGTAGTGACCCAAATATTGGCATAA
- a CDS encoding ribosomal L7Ae/L30e/S12e/Gadd45 family protein, protein MDIDALKNRRRRVVGMRETLKKIAQGTVLCVYIAQDAEARVIEEIVNQSTTRNIPIEYVGSMDELGRLCGIEVGAACAALLPEQRSFA, encoded by the coding sequence ATGGATATCGACGCATTGAAAAATCGTCGGCGCCGCGTAGTGGGTATGCGGGAAACTTTGAAAAAGATCGCTCAAGGAACGGTACTGTGCGTCTACATAGCTCAAGACGCGGAAGCCCGAGTCATCGAGGAAATCGTGAACCAAAGTACAACCCGAAATATACCCATTGAATACGTGGGTTCAATGGACGAACTGGGCCGGTTATGCGGGATAGAAGTGGGTGCTGCATGCGCAGCGCTGCTGCCAGAGCAAAGGTCATTTGCGTGA
- the rpoC gene encoding DNA-directed RNA polymerase subunit beta', whose protein sequence is MLDVNHFDSMRIALASPEQIREWSKGEVKKPETINYRTLKPEREGLFCEKIFGPTKDWECHCGKYKRVRYKGVVCDRCGVEVTRSKVRRERMGHIELAAPVSHIWYFKGIPSRMGLILDMSPRALEKVLYFAAYVVIEPGTTPLMKKQLLVESEYREYREKYGGHFRAGMGAEAIKELLMELDLEELAQELRGELNSSSGQRRVRAIRRLEVVEAFRQSGNRPEWMILDVIPVIPPDLRPMVQLDGGRFATSDLNDLYRRVINRNNRLKRLLDLGAPDIIVRNEKRMLQEAVDALIDNGRRGRPVTGPGNRPLKSLSDMLKGKQGRFRQNLLGKRVDYSGRSVIVVGPKLKMHQCGLPKEMALELFKPFVMKKLVNEGYAHNIKSAKRMVERVRPEVWDVLEDVIKEHPVLLNRAPTLHRLGIQAFEPVLVEGRAIQIHPLVCTAYNADFDGDQMAVHVPLSAEAQSEARVLMLSTQNILNPKDGQPVVTPTQDMVLGSYYLTMDKENAKGEGMVLADLQEGEMAYAEGVLDLHARVTMRYDGERRTSTLGRFLYNDALPKELRFIDQTIGRKQLAKIVADMFRMYGNDVTAQTLDRIKALGFQYATKAGVTISVSDIVIPEAKKQILQEAEQEVMQVTRQYRRGLITADERYERVIGIWTRAKERVTQALMDTLDRNNSVYMMATSGARGNVQQISQLAGMRGLMADPSGRIIELPIRANFREGLTVLEYFTSTHGARKGLADTALRTADSGYLTRRLVDVAQDVIVREVDCGTTQGTLVREIRDGGQVIESLYDRLVGRVVPEDVYHPQTGEIIAHANELLVEDTARAIVDAGITELRVRSVLTCQSRFGVCVACYGRNLAKGGIVEVGEAVGIIAAQSIGEPGTQLTMRTFHMGGVAGDDITQGLPRVEELFEARKPKGQAIIAEISGTVHMGENKGRREITIVSDKDNEAQSYVVPFGSRIKVHEGDHIEAGEELTEGSVNPHDLLRVLGLTGVQNYLLQEVQRVYRVQGVDINDKHIEVMVRQMMRKVKIEEAGDTSLLPGALVDRFEFEDQNAEVLMRGGTPAVAKPTVLGITKASLATDSFLSAASFQETTRVLTEASIKAKRDPLLGLKENVIIGKLVPAGTGMSRYRNVIIHGADENADKSVENELIK, encoded by the coding sequence ATGTTAGACGTTAACCATTTTGACTCCATGCGGATTGCTTTAGCCTCTCCGGAACAAATCCGGGAATGGTCTAAAGGCGAAGTAAAGAAACCGGAGACAATCAACTATCGCACCTTAAAACCCGAACGCGAAGGGTTGTTCTGTGAAAAAATATTTGGACCGACAAAAGATTGGGAATGTCACTGTGGTAAATACAAGCGCGTCCGTTATAAAGGCGTTGTCTGTGATCGCTGCGGTGTCGAAGTAACGCGGTCCAAGGTGCGCCGAGAACGCATGGGTCACATTGAATTAGCGGCTCCGGTTTCGCATATTTGGTATTTCAAAGGAATTCCTTCCCGGATGGGATTAATTCTCGATATGTCTCCCCGGGCCTTGGAAAAAGTCCTATATTTTGCTGCGTATGTGGTGATTGAACCCGGAACCACTCCCTTGATGAAAAAACAGTTGTTAGTGGAATCCGAGTACCGCGAATACCGGGAAAAATATGGTGGGCATTTCCGCGCTGGCATGGGCGCCGAGGCTATCAAAGAGTTATTGATGGAACTGGATTTGGAAGAACTGGCTCAGGAGCTCCGGGGTGAGTTAAATAGCTCGTCGGGACAACGCCGAGTGCGGGCTATTAGACGTTTGGAAGTGGTCGAAGCATTTCGGCAATCGGGAAACCGCCCAGAATGGATGATCTTGGACGTTATTCCAGTGATTCCGCCCGACCTGCGCCCGATGGTTCAACTCGATGGTGGACGATTTGCAACGTCTGACCTCAATGATTTGTACCGGCGGGTGATTAACCGCAATAACCGGCTGAAACGGTTATTAGATTTAGGGGCTCCGGATATCATCGTCCGTAACGAGAAACGCATGCTACAAGAAGCGGTCGACGCGCTTATTGATAACGGCCGTCGTGGACGGCCCGTGACGGGGCCTGGTAATCGTCCCTTGAAATCACTGTCGGATATGTTGAAAGGGAAACAAGGGCGATTTCGCCAGAACTTGTTGGGTAAACGTGTTGACTACTCGGGTCGTTCGGTGATCGTGGTCGGCCCGAAATTGAAAATGCATCAGTGCGGCTTACCCAAAGAAATGGCCCTAGAACTATTCAAACCCTTTGTCATGAAGAAACTTGTGAATGAAGGGTATGCTCACAACATTAAATCGGCAAAACGGATGGTTGAACGCGTGCGTCCGGAAGTGTGGGATGTTTTGGAAGATGTGATCAAAGAACATCCCGTATTGCTAAACCGCGCACCTACCTTACACCGTTTAGGCATTCAAGCGTTCGAACCCGTACTGGTCGAAGGTCGTGCCATTCAGATTCATCCGCTTGTCTGTACGGCCTATAACGCTGACTTTGATGGAGACCAGATGGCTGTGCACGTACCTCTGTCGGCGGAAGCCCAGTCTGAGGCCCGGGTGTTAATGCTATCGACGCAAAACATTTTGAATCCCAAAGACGGGCAGCCAGTTGTTACCCCAACCCAAGACATGGTACTGGGATCGTATTACTTAACGATGGACAAAGAGAATGCCAAAGGCGAAGGCATGGTATTAGCGGATCTGCAAGAAGGTGAAATGGCCTATGCGGAAGGTGTCTTGGATCTCCATGCCCGGGTTACCATGCGTTATGATGGCGAGCGCCGCACGTCAACCTTAGGACGTTTTCTCTACAACGATGCCTTGCCGAAAGAGCTGCGTTTTATCGATCAGACCATTGGTCGAAAACAATTGGCAAAGATCGTGGCAGATATGTTCCGGATGTATGGTAATGATGTTACTGCCCAGACGCTTGACCGCATTAAGGCTTTGGGATTTCAATATGCGACCAAGGCTGGCGTGACGATCTCTGTATCTGACATTGTCATACCCGAGGCCAAGAAACAGATTTTGCAAGAAGCTGAACAAGAGGTTATGCAGGTTACCCGGCAATATCGGCGCGGTTTGATCACGGCTGACGAGCGCTATGAACGGGTCATCGGGATTTGGACCCGAGCAAAAGAACGGGTTACCCAAGCCTTAATGGATACGTTGGACCGCAATAACTCGGTCTATATGATGGCGACGTCTGGAGCTCGTGGTAATGTGCAGCAGATTTCGCAGTTGGCGGGCATGCGTGGATTAATGGCCGATCCATCAGGACGGATCATTGAGTTGCCCATCCGAGCCAATTTCCGCGAAGGATTGACCGTGTTGGAATATTTCACATCGACTCACGGGGCTAGAAAAGGACTTGCGGACACGGCCTTACGTACGGCGGACTCCGGATATCTGACCCGGCGGTTGGTTGACGTCGCTCAGGACGTGATTGTCCGTGAAGTCGATTGCGGAACGACGCAAGGAACCTTAGTCCGGGAAATTAGAGATGGTGGGCAGGTCATCGAAAGTCTGTATGACCGTTTAGTGGGTCGCGTGGTGCCCGAAGATGTGTATCATCCGCAAACTGGCGAGATTATTGCGCACGCGAACGAACTACTTGTTGAAGATACAGCCCGCGCGATTGTCGACGCTGGCATTACGGAATTGCGGGTCCGTTCAGTTCTCACGTGCCAGTCTCGGTTCGGAGTCTGTGTGGCTTGTTATGGCCGAAACTTGGCCAAGGGCGGTATCGTGGAAGTTGGAGAAGCGGTCGGAATTATCGCCGCGCAAAGCATTGGTGAACCGGGTACGCAGCTGACGATGCGGACTTTCCACATGGGCGGAGTGGCAGGAGACGACATCACTCAAGGTCTTCCCCGTGTCGAAGAGCTCTTTGAGGCCCGTAAACCTAAAGGTCAAGCTATTATTGCGGAGATATCGGGAACCGTCCACATGGGAGAGAACAAGGGACGCCGCGAAATCACGATTGTCAGCGACAAGGACAACGAAGCGCAATCCTATGTCGTGCCCTTTGGGTCGCGGATAAAAGTGCATGAAGGTGACCATATCGAAGCAGGTGAAGAACTCACCGAAGGATCTGTCAATCCTCATGACTTGCTGCGGGTATTGGGTCTGACCGGTGTCCAAAATTACCTACTGCAAGAAGTCCAGCGTGTTTACCGGGTACAGGGTGTTGATATTAACGACAAGCATATTGAAGTTATGGTGCGCCAGATGATGCGTAAGGTGAAGATTGAGGAAGCTGGAGATACGTCCTTACTACCCGGGGCATTGGTTGATCGATTTGAGTTTGAGGATCAAAATGCTGAGGTGTTGATGCGGGGAGGGACCCCTGCAGTGGCCAAACCCACGGTGTTGGGAATTACCAAGGCGTCACTGGCCACGGATTCCTTCTTATCTGCAGCTTCTTTCCAGGAAACGACCCGAGTCTTAACCGAAGCGTCGATTAAGGCGAAGCGGGATCCGCTCTTGGGTCTAAAGGAAAATGTGATCATCGGTAAGTTAGTTCCGGCGGGAACTGGAATGTCCCGATACCGCAATGTGATTATTCACGGGGCCGATGAAAATGCCGATAAGTCGGTGGAGAACGAGTTGATAAAATAA
- the rpsJ gene encoding 30S ribosomal protein S10 produces the protein MAQQKIRIRLKGYDYEVLDKSAATIVETARRNGAAVSGPVPLPTEKKVYTVLTAPNGEKDIREQFERRIHKRLIDIMDPSQKTVNALMRLDLPAGVDIEIKL, from the coding sequence GTGGCCCAGCAAAAAATTCGGATTCGCCTCAAGGGATACGATTACGAAGTTTTGGATAAGTCAGCAGCGACAATAGTGGAGACTGCCCGGCGCAATGGCGCCGCAGTCTCTGGCCCAGTGCCGCTGCCCACTGAGAAGAAGGTGTACACGGTTCTGACTGCGCCTAACGGGGAGAAGGACATTCGCGAACAGTTTGAGCGTCGCATTCACAAGCGTTTGATCGACATCATGGATCCCAGTCAGAAAACGGTCAATGCGCTCATGCGTCTGGATCTCCCGGCCGGAGTGGACATCGAGATAAAGCTGTAG
- the rpsL gene encoding 30S ribosomal protein S12 has protein sequence MPTINQLVRHGRKKTTKKSAAPALRGNPQKRGVCISVKTVTPKKPNSALRKVARVRLTNGEEVTAYIPGIGHNLQEHSVVLVRGGRVRDLPGVRYHVIRGTLDAGGVQKRAQGRSKYGAKKNQPAGKK, from the coding sequence GTGCCAACAATCAATCAGCTGGTACGACATGGACGAAAAAAGACAACGAAAAAGTCCGCAGCTCCTGCACTGAGAGGAAACCCGCAAAAGCGCGGAGTATGTATCAGTGTGAAAACAGTAACGCCGAAAAAACCAAACTCAGCACTCCGAAAGGTTGCTCGTGTTCGTTTGACGAACGGGGAAGAAGTCACGGCCTATATCCCAGGAATCGGACATAATCTCCAAGAGCACTCTGTCGTGTTAGTGCGTGGAGGGCGTGTTCGGGATTTGCCGGGAGTGCGTTATCACGTTATCCGGGGAACTCTTGACGCTGGTGGCGTCCAGAAACGGGCGCAAGGCCGGTCGAAATACGGCGCCAAGAAGAATCAACCAGCTGGCAAGAAGTAA